A single region of the Actinoplanes sp. SE50/110 genome encodes:
- a CDS encoding N-acetylmuramoyl-L-alanine amidase, producing MRRNRLAARLVTALVAVTPAIALALVGLGPAPAGGDPLLQTFALTGGLRLAADGAGADVERSLPERDTKPFSLVGVTWDDPRAVAAGTIQVRTRPAGRRTWTPWRELETDAPDESGGQAVRGASDPLWVGPSDGVQARVIAAGAARALPAGMRVDLINPDARPAPVADAMAPAAAERLRRIAGVEIPDRPVPRMLTRAAWGADERMVREKPAYTGPVQVFFVHHTATGNDYSCGSSTSVVRGIQAYQVKSKGWNDIGYNFLVDKCGTIFEGRRGGITRNVLGAHTLGFNTDASAVAVIGDYRGTAAGSATEVAVAQLAAYKLGAAGNAPDGRVVVTSGGGPKYRPGTRVRLYRISGHRDAGLTECPGTSLYRRLPAIRALAGGAPAGLRFAKLTGSTRWGGAYWTRGSLTPLWSLSTPGQLLNRFDVYVDGDLVLSRASTERLGQLQLSPGPHTVTVKALHLSGRSATATVKVIADVEPPAFTTLPQASLSSGTIGTSTPVRLDWSADDPAGIRAAAISGASRATLDGAIRSLTGTAPVGAASSWTVAVTDHAGNERTASISRTPAIVADSDATRTGSWRTVSDSHHLGGAASAAASDSAALSWTFTGRSAAVVAARNPAAGRLKIYLDGDFLGYVDLRSAAPQYRRLVWTQAWSTANEHTVKVVPEATAGRPTVTVDGLAYLR from the coding sequence CCCGGAACGCGACACCAAACCGTTCAGCCTGGTCGGGGTCACCTGGGACGACCCGCGCGCGGTGGCGGCCGGGACCATCCAGGTGCGCACCCGCCCGGCCGGCCGCCGCACCTGGACGCCGTGGCGCGAGCTGGAGACCGACGCGCCCGACGAGTCCGGCGGCCAGGCCGTCCGGGGCGCCAGCGACCCGCTCTGGGTGGGCCCGTCGGACGGTGTGCAGGCCCGGGTGATCGCCGCCGGCGCGGCCCGGGCGCTGCCGGCCGGGATGCGGGTCGACCTGATCAACCCGGACGCCCGGCCGGCGCCGGTGGCGGACGCGATGGCGCCGGCGGCGGCCGAGCGGCTCCGCCGGATCGCCGGGGTGGAGATCCCGGACCGGCCGGTGCCGCGGATGCTGACCCGGGCCGCCTGGGGCGCCGACGAGCGGATGGTGCGGGAGAAGCCCGCGTACACCGGTCCGGTCCAGGTGTTCTTCGTGCACCACACGGCGACCGGCAACGACTACAGCTGCGGGTCGTCGACCAGCGTGGTCCGCGGTATCCAGGCGTACCAGGTGAAGAGCAAGGGCTGGAACGACATCGGCTACAACTTCCTGGTCGACAAGTGCGGCACCATCTTCGAGGGGCGGCGCGGCGGGATCACCCGCAATGTGCTCGGCGCGCACACCCTGGGCTTCAACACCGACGCCAGCGCGGTCGCGGTGATCGGCGACTACCGCGGCACCGCGGCCGGTTCGGCCACCGAGGTCGCGGTGGCCCAGCTCGCCGCGTACAAGCTGGGCGCGGCCGGGAACGCGCCGGACGGCCGGGTGGTGGTCACCTCCGGTGGTGGACCGAAATACCGGCCCGGCACCCGGGTCCGGCTGTACCGGATCTCCGGCCACCGCGACGCCGGACTCACCGAATGCCCGGGGACCAGCCTGTATCGCCGGCTGCCGGCGATCCGGGCGCTCGCCGGTGGTGCTCCGGCCGGGCTGCGCTTCGCCAAACTGACCGGTTCGACCCGCTGGGGCGGCGCCTACTGGACCCGGGGGTCGCTCACCCCGCTGTGGTCGCTGAGCACCCCCGGGCAACTGCTCAACCGATTCGACGTGTACGTCGACGGCGACCTCGTCCTCTCCCGGGCGTCCACCGAACGTCTCGGTCAGCTTCAGCTGAGTCCCGGCCCGCACACCGTCACGGTCAAGGCCCTGCACCTGTCCGGGCGCAGCGCCACCGCCACCGTCAAGGTGATCGCCGACGTCGAGCCGCCCGCCTTCACCACGCTGCCGCAGGCCTCGCTGAGCTCCGGGACGATCGGGACCAGCACCCCGGTCCGACTGGACTGGTCGGCCGACGACCCGGCCGGGATCCGCGCCGCCGCGATCAGCGGGGCCAGCCGGGCCACCCTCGACGGGGCGATCCGCAGCCTCACCGGCACCGCACCGGTGGGCGCCGCGTCCAGCTGGACGGTGGCGGTCACCGACCATGCCGGCAACGAACGGACGGCGTCGATCAGTCGTACCCCGGCAATCGTCGCGGACAGCGACGCGACCCGGACCGGAAGCTGGCGGACGGTATCGGACAGCCATCATCTCGGTGGTGCGGCGTCCGCCGCCGCCAGCGACAGCGCGGCGTTGAGCTGGACCTTCACCGGCCGCTCCGCGGCCGTCGTGGCGGCCCGCAACCCGGCGGCGGGCCGGCTCAAGATCTATCTCGACGGCGATTTCCTGGGGTACGTCGATCTCCGCTCCGCCGCGCCGCAATACCGCCGCCTGGTCTGGACCCAGGCGTGGAGCACCGCGAACGAGCACACCGTGAAGGTCGTCCCGGAAGCCACCGCCGGGCGCCCGACGGTGACCGTGGACGGGCTCGCCTATCTGCGCTGA